The DNA window CTCTATCACCAGATGGGGCTCTGCCACTGGCGAGAGATGATCAACATGAAGCAAAATGACAAGTGGCGGGCCGGCTCTGCACAAGTCAAGGACGCCGTCGCCAAAAGCATCCCCCTCTTCTGCAAGGCCGTGAAGCTGAAGCCATCCAACGCGCAGGCCTGGGTTCACCTGGCGGAGGCATACGCAGAGATCCGGCAACTGGAGGAGGCCGAGCCCATTTTCACCCGCCTGGTCTCGGACGCGCAACTGACCGACACGGAGCGACAGCACTGCCACACCAAGTACGGAGCCTTCCTGATGTATCAAAGGAAGGACTACACCCGGGCCGTGGAGCAGCTCAAGAAGGCGTACAGGATCAGGGTCGACACCAAAGACCGGAGTCAGGCTCGGGACAAACTCACAACGATTCAGAAACACAGATTTGGACAAAGAGGTCAGGAGAGTGATGATATCTCAGCTTTCCTGTCCGAAGAAGACAGGAAAGACAGCCCGAACAAGGCTGCAGCAGCAAATGTCAGTGAGCTTTCTGACAGCTTaaaaacaatgacaataaaaggGACATAAAATACACATACTTATATATAAGCTGTTTCACTTTTAATGTCTTAGGTCAACACATCTTTTTTCACCAATTGTGAATTTGACAGAATTTAACTGGTGTAGGCTTTGTTATTGTAGTAGGTAGATgcattaaaatcatatttagccttGAAATAAACTAGCATTAATGTTCAACATATTTGTAGAATAATGCCcatttttgttctgtttatgtTTGGGAAATGTTGGCTGGTCTGGGTACCTGACTGTTGGTGTGTAATTTTGGTGTCTCAGACCATAGCTCTGTTTGAATGGTTATGTGACGTGAAATCATATTCTGTTAtgcgaaaaataaataaaagtcctTGGTGGTGATTTTGAATTAAAAAATCCTTCCTTTTAAAGCTAACTTAAGAACTCATTTAAGTCTATGTAATGACTGAGTTCCTCTGTGTAATCTCTAGTCACGTGACCCATTGGCAAAGGAGTGTTGACACACCTAGGGAGTAGTGAACTATCTACCAGCGGTAGAATTGCAGGCATATACAAACAAATATATTTGTTATAAGGGCCATGGTTTGCATGTTCTCCTCTCCTTAATGAATCTGCTCCCATATAAAAGCACAGTGGTCCCAGAGGAATTAAAGAATTTCGTAGTAGCTGCAACATGTTGACCCAGTGTCTACTGGTCACAGAGAATGCCTAAGCAATCACGTCCAGGCAAAGTGGGAGTTTAATATCGAACTGATAATAGCTATTGCTTTGTGATCATAGATACAGATCATCCACACAGACAACAAGTTTACAGACACTCACAGTTTAAATGGAAGAAGCCAAAGAAGTAGTGTGGTAATTTATTTGTGCATTCTAAGGTaaagaataaacaaataatggtCTATCTAGATATCACTGTTATATGATTTGACTATGAAAGAGATCAAAGGAATATAGGGAATAAGGGTAAAGGGCACCAAACAACACGAAACATTGCAATTTAGGCCTAGTCTGTGGTAAAccagataggcctacatgtgatCTGTGCCTTTCATGTCTTCCTTTTAGCTGAGCTGCCATCTTCTGGCTATATTTGCAATTACATATGATTTTCTGCTTGGTCATGAACACATTGAGACCATAAGAAAACATGACAGTAGTTTAGCCATGAACAATAAGCAAGCAACCAACCaagcaaccaaccaaccaacaaacaaacaaacaaaatcatatGCTAGGTCTGCAGTATAGTGTGGCCTACTTCATGCAGTTTTCTGTCAGGAagagcatagcctactgtagtagtcaAGCCAGAGCCCCTAATTTTTGTCAATCAGTAGGCCCTACCATTGGAGGGGAATACTGTAAGAGGTAGCTTTTGTGTTTTACTGGTGTCTTTTTGTCCATCCTATGTTTATGGAGGGTATCTTATAGCCaaggtgacttttttttttaagccaacATTTTTTTGTATTCCAAAACTCTTGTGGTCAGAACAATATAATATGACATTTCATGATCATTTATGGGTGGTAGTGAGCTAGTTGACGCATATGCCCTTGCGTAAACTAAACGCTTCGATGTTACGCAGGCAACAAACTCACAAAAGCTTTATCTAAATAGCAGATGTATTGCAGAACATAAAAAACGTATTATACAACGGACCACGCCTCAGAATCGCTGCTCTTCCATATACGAACAGGGAGATTTAATGTAACAACTATTATAATCCGGCATCCCCGTCTCCAGTCACTTTTTGCATGGGTTCAGGTCACGAGTGGTCCAATAGTACAGTAGGCGATTGCATAACACCCAGGCGCAAAAAATGAATGCGGCTAAGTTTCGGTTTCTATTTCCAGAGTAGACTGACCATTGATTATGGAGACTCGAGGAAATGCAACCTCCCTAACTGGTCGCCAGTCACCAAAGAGTATAAATAGCTGCCTAAAACCGTTTGCTATCACACTGGAATAGCCTACTCTTCACACTGAAAAGACTGAAAACCATTCACAAGAAGAAATGAGGTAAGCTAAATTATGACATCCGTtttctttaaacacacacacactaatagggTATGTACAGCATCTGGTAATGTAAGATCATTAATTTGTGTATGTGCTTATGGTTTTAATTTTAgctcactgtactgtatgtttctgtAATGCCAAGCCTATGTGAGTAATATGGAGCCTAAGCCTGATGTATCAAGCCAAAGCTATATTTTATGTACATGTAGCCTAGgcttttggttgtttttgtatAGCCTAATCTTTTTTACTTTATTgttgtaattaaatatgcattTATTTCCCCCTGTAGTACAGACAAATTAAAGAATCTGGAGTGCCTCTTCACATGGGACGTAAACAAAGATGACATCAATGACTTGGAGGGCGTCCCAGAGAAGCTCCTGGACCGCGTCAAGTACTGTCCCCGCAGGTACCACGGCACCTACTTCAACATCCTGGCCTTTGTGAGCCACCTGCAGGGTAGGACCGACACTGCCCTTGAATACCTGGCCAAGTCTGAAGCCGTGCTGAAGGAGGAGAAGCGAGATGAGGCGGAATTCCTGGTCACCTACTCCAGCTTCGCATGGCTGCACCATCACCTGGGTAACATGAAAGACATGGAGACCTACCTGGGCAAGGTGAAGAGCATAGGTGATGGTGGAGAGACTGCTGTGGAAGCAGAGAAAGGGTGGAGCTTCTTAAGGTTTGGGCCTAAGTTCTATCCTCGGGCTAAGGAGAGCTTTCAGAAGGCCCTGGAAGCCAAACCTGACAGCATATCTTATAATGTGGGCTATGCTATAGTCCTTTATCGGTTAGAGGGGCTTGTCAGAAAGGATGTTAGAGTCAAACCAAaggacagccctgcagccaaaCAGCTACAGAGAGCCTTGGATCTCGACCCCACTGATGCTGAAGTTATGGTGCTCTTAGCCCTGAAACATCAAACGTATAATGCGTCAAAGAGCAGAGAGCTGGTCCTCACGGCCCTTGAGAAGTGTCCAGACATGCCTCAGATCATCAGGTACGTGGGTGCATACTTCAGGAGAGACAACTCCACCGCAGAATCTATAGCGATCCTCGAGGAGGCGGCTAAGAGAGCTCCCAACTCCTCCTTCGTCTACCACCAGATGGGGCTCTGCTACTGGCAAGAGATGATCAACATGAAGACATCCGGAGCGTGGCGGACCGGCTCTGCACAAGTCAAGGACGCTGCCGCCAAAAGCATCCGCCTCTTCCGCAAGACCGTGGAGCTGAAGCCGTCCAACACGCACGCCTGGGTCCACCTGGCGGAGGCGTACGCGGAGAGCCGGCAGCTGGAGAAGGCCGAGCCCATTTTCACCCGCCTGATCTCGGACGAGCGACTGACCGACGCAGAGCGGCAGCACTGCCACACCAAGTACGGGAACTTCCTGATGTACCAGAGGAAGGACGACGCCAGGGCCGTGGAGCAGCTCAAGAAGGCCTACAGGATCAGGGTCGACACCAAAGACCGGAGTCAGGCTCGGGACAAGCTCAAGAAGATTGCGAACCGCAGATCTGGACGGAGAGGCCGGGAGAGTGATGACATCTTGGCTTTCCTGTCTGCAGTAGACGACCAGGACAGGCAGGACAGCGCGACCAGGgctgcaacagcagcagcaaatgtCAGTGGGCTTGCTGACAGCTTCAAAACAAAGATGACATTATAAAAGGGTCATAAAAATGCACTTAGTAATGTATAAGCTATTTGACTGTTAATGTTTTACAGTAGGTCAGCACTTCTTTTTAAATATAATTAGCTGGTGTAAGCTGTTACTGTAGTAAGGCAGAtgcatgtttttattattattattattatttttttatcatatttggcaattaaaaaaaatgatatatATGAACAATAAGTAATTTGATATGTATGTGCAATATTacccttttttgttttgtttactgtatgttcggaaaatatttctggtgtttGATTACTTGACTGCTGTGCTtgatggtcttttgggcccccTGACTGACTGCTGGTGTGTAATTTTGGTGTCTGAGACCATATCTCTGCTTGAATGGTCATGCGAAGTGAAATCATTCTCTGTTATGCAAAATATTAAAAATCCTTGGTGGTGATTttgattttaaaaagcattGGTGGTCATTGTGATTGTTTTTAAAGCTAAGTCAAGCACTCATTTAAGTCCATATACATTTGTGCCCTAGACTCCTTCTATCATGGTTCATTTGTGTGACCtaaccaaaaaaagaaacatgatgGGACTTAGGATTTAGGAATAACATGTCTCATCCTTGCGACTGAGCTGCAgtgtaaatagagagagagaacagaaaccatactgtaaatgtaaacagagtgagagaatagAAACCTAGCCTAAATGTGAACATAGAGAGAGAATCGAAACCTAAGTGTAAACAGAGAGAATAGAAACCTGAAGTCACACACAAGTTTCAGTTTCCTCTAGCCAAACATCAGCAGACGGAGGTCCAACTGGGCATCTGCCAATCTCAGAACCGACACAGAGATAGAGGGGCAGCCTAGCTGAGTTGGCACCATGTGGAACGTGCGGTACAGCCAGTGCACCTTATGCCAGCCAgggcatgcacatactgtagggggtGGCTCTGCTAAGACCGGCCCTATTCGTCTCCTTAAATGGCCTTCATCCTGTGGGACGGATTTGCCTGCTTTATTCATGGAGTGTGATCCCCCTTGTGACAGAGAAATGTACAGTAATTACACAcaaagaagaaggaagaaatcaaatatactgtaagtataacCAATGGGGAGGATTACGATAATGTTTCACAAAGGAATAACACAGggtcttatacacacacacacacacacacactaatatacaaCATCACAAGGTGCACCACATGCAAATTCAGCAAGACTTCAACTATGTcgtatttttttaattttgaaggGTAGTGAtgcttttatatatatatgtatatatacggtgtgtatatatatatatatatataacatcaCTACCCttcaaaataaatgaaaaaaaagtgacaCAGTTGAGGTCTTGCTGAATCTGCACCTTGTGCTGCATGTTATGTGGTGCACCTTGTGATGTTGTGCCCCTTCTGCACTTCTGTGCGGTGCGCACCCACATGGAAGAGGAAGCCCTCCGTGCAGCGACAGGAAGTCCAGGGCCACGCAGGGCAGGCAGAAGagctggggtgcctctcatttgggcttttatacgtcctccctcgctcctcgggcctcgatcctcactgatctacataaagaatgatggggcgaaaacaatgggatagtctatacAGTGTTAGTTACTGTACAACATCACAAGGTGCACCACATGCAAATTCAGCAAGACTTCAAATATGTcgtatttttttcattttgaaggGTAGTGAtgcttttatatatatttatatatacggTGTACATAACATCACTACCCttcaaaataaatgaaaaaaaagtgacaCAGTTGAGGTCTTGCTGAATCTGCACCTTGTGCTGCATGTTATATGGTGCACCTTGTGATGTTGTGCCCCTTCTGCACTTCTGTGCGGTGTGCACCCACATGGAAGAGGAAGCCCTCCGTGCAGCTACAGGAAGTCCAGGGCCACGCAGggcaaaatcaaatcaaaacagcCATAACAATTTACGTAACAAATAAAAATACTTCTCAGATGTGTACTTCAGCTCAATTACCaatgatatacagtagacacaATTTGGTTCATATTTGCCATTTAGCCCTGTGAGATCACATTTATGATCatatgaatgattttttttgtgaggaaattagataattaaattataaacaaggtaaaaaaaagattatttCTTAGAACTTAATCAGAACAGATGCAAGAgcttgaaatgtaacaattCTGTAACTTTGTGGGAATAGCAATACTGCAGAGTGACATTTCcatactcactcattcacactcacacacacacacacacacgcacgcacgcacacagcagGCCCAATTAGGAGGAGGACACAGTTACGGTTCATAGCAACTACAATTATTACATTTGGGTCCAGTAGACACGAATACCACATGTTTTTAGTTTTAGGTGGAGTGTTTGCACTTTgcaaccattgaaaatactgtaggtattttttaatgttcttGACAGAACACGAGCCAAGGCCAATGAGTCAGAgtttaaagaaataaataatacTGTAAATAGCATAATTTTTCTTTAAGAAAACATTGAAAACACGTCCCACAGACTCAAACACCTTAAAAGGGTTAAGGTACTTTTAGCATGGTAGGATAGTTGTTTAGATTTTAACTGTGCATCTTcccttctctacctccctcctctacatcttcctctcttcccaccTCTACCTCGcttacctccctctcttccttcctctccttcatctcttccctcctctacctctcttctctccatcttcctctcttccctcctctacctccttcttCTACTACTGTCTTCCCCCACCACACTTTGGCTACTTACTGTATAATGTAGACACTCCTTTCTGTTGTGgttaagaaaaaaaaggtgGAAAGACTTGCCACTCTCTTTGACACAAAAGGACACTGTCTAAAACCTTGTAGTCTTAATCTTAGGGTGCATTCTTAAATCTAACCATTTGTAAATTCGGATTTATCGAGAGTTTATTATTGAGTGTCGCATTCTTGGAGCATCCAGAACATGTCAAATTGAATGCACCCTTTGTCTATGCAAGACCGGACATGCTTATGTGGTGGTTAAGCAATACCAAGCCCCACAGGGTGAGTGCAAAGTATCGAGGTAAGTTTCTGTTATgatttcctgtgtgttagctGGTGTGAGCAGACCTCCACTGTACCACTGCATCTCTTCCTAAATCCTGTTTGAGCTGAACAACCAACACAAGACAAAATGAGGTAGGCCCAAATTGTACCCAAAATTACTTAATtaattacactcacacacacaaatgcatactgGATGGTCAGGCAGGGTGTGATTTGTTAAAgaaaaggatgtgtgtgtgtgtgtgtgtgtgtgtgtgtgtgtgtgtgtgaggaggggatgATTTAGAGAAAATTGTACTTGCATTACACTTCAATTTGTGCCATTTTAAGCTATGATGTAAGGGCTAAACAAGTCATGAATTTTACTATAGCTTGTGAGAAGCATTTTCTTTCAAAATGGTGGTTGCAGGGTAAGATGTGCCATCAGGGCTGGGTTAAGTTGACCCAGCTGATTACTGTGGGTCCTGTATTGCATCTGCAATCAAGATTGCCTTGATTTTGTGACCtgcgtgaagctggccccccatgttattcaaaaatgattaaaaacactgctattcgtttgtgctacgtttgtgccggtttgtgccgtaaaaattatcgtttgtgccgttaagggtttttaagtaattcaactttacattttctggccagtgacgtcactcagccccccatacatgtccaaatttccccaaaatggtctcaatcgtttgtgctacgtttgtgctggtttgtgccgttaaaagtaacatttgtgttgctatgttttttaagctattccacttaatttgttacacgcgtgacgtcacccagccccccatcaatgtccaaatcttccaaaaatggtctcaatcgtttgtgctacatttgtgctgatttgtgccgttaaaGAAATATTTGTGCTACTATGTTTTTCCAcgttattatggtttatttattactcgcgtgacgtcaccagccccccatcaatgtccaaaactcccaaaaatggtttcaatcgtttgtgctacgtttgtgctgatttgtgccgtaaaaaaaataacatttgttcagctatgctttttaagtaatcacgctttgttacaggcgtgacgtcattcagtcccattcagcgtccaaatctcctcaaaatagttgcgctcgtttgtgctacgtgcgtgctgatctatttcattaaatgtttgtgttgcttgcctactatgtagaggttagccagggggcttgtccagcagttttagcttatgctagacatcacccagccccatcaatgtccttatcgatttacggtgctaccctctttacttggctgtttctgctgcccagAATTTTATACACCAGTTGCTGGTGCGTAACGTCAGAATTGCTGTAACCAGAATTAACTGGTGGCCTTGGAGACTTCAAGTAGCTGCCTAAATGCTGCTTGTGTGCGGGCAGTGCGCAACGCTCTGTCATTTTGATGCATAGGCCAAACAAAAACTTTTGCTTTAgagaatattgtaatatttgtttcgtggtcggaggaggagtcaaatcacacacagacagggagccacgtttacaatttatttaaagttgacacacacaacccaacctcccgaatgcacccaccctgcattcatccacacacaacccacctaaaacagccctctctatggcggagttatgctaggggaagggactggccattaaccccggcctggggctaactatgcccgcacacacacgcacaacacacacacacacacacacacacacacacacacacacacacacacacacacacacacacacacacacacacacactcaggcctgTTAGTTCGGGGAGTCCCAGTTGCCACAGCTAGCCCACAgagttcaggtaatccacagtagcgatagagtccacaagtagccacagttagctcacagagttcaggtagcagtaatccacagtagcgatagagtccacaagtagccacagttagctcacagagttcaggtagcagtaatccacagtagcgatagcaattctgacgttacgcaccagcaactggtgtataaaattctgggcagcagaaacagc is part of the Sardina pilchardus chromosome 22, fSarPil1.1, whole genome shotgun sequence genome and encodes:
- the LOC134069823 gene encoding interferon-induced protein with tetratricopeptide repeats 5-like; its protein translation is MSTDKLKNLECLFTWDVNKDDINDLEGVPEKLLDRVKYCPRRYHGTYFNILAFVSHLQGRTDTALEYLAKSEAVLKEEKRDEAEFLVTYSSFAWLHHHLGNMKDMETYLGKVKSIGDGGETAVEAEKGWSFLRFGPKFYPRAKESFQKALEAKPDSISYNVGYAIVLYRLEGLVRKDVRVKPKDSPAAKQLQRALDLDPTDAEVMVLLALKHQTYNASKSRELVLTALEKCPDMPQIIRYVGAYFRRDNSTAESIAILEEAAKRAPNSSFVYHQMGLCYWQEMINMKTSGAWRTGSAQVKDAAAKSIRLFRKTVELKPSNTHAWVHLAEAYAESRQLEKAEPIFTRLISDERLTDAERQHCHTKYGNFLMYQRKDDARAVEQLKKAYRIRVDTKDRSQARDKLKKIANRRSGRRGRESDDILAFLSAVDDQDRQDSATRAATAAANVSGLADSFKTKMTL